In the Sarcophilus harrisii chromosome 3, mSarHar1.11, whole genome shotgun sequence genome, one interval contains:
- the PLEKHM2 gene encoding pleckstrin homology domain-containing family M member 2 isoform X2 produces MEPGEVKDRILENISLSVKKLQSYFAACEDETPAIRNHDKVLQRLCEHLDHALLYGLQDLSSGYWVLVVHFTRKEAIRQIEVLQQVTTNLGRSRAWLYLALNENSLESYLRLFQENLSLLHKYYVKNALVCSHDHLALFLTLVSGLEFIRFDLDLDAPYLDLAPYMPDYYKPQYLLDFEDRLPSSVRGSDSLSLNSFNSVTSTNLEWDDSAIAPSSEDYDFGDVFPAVPSVPSTDWEDGDLTDTVSCPRSTASDLTSGKASRKSPTPRYNPFNEDRAEVVSSSETTPVHTSQEKGETRVLDLQETSSELEVIRVTKKKKTGKKKKARSEEEFSSLPPSMAQEKGTKQGGGDSFVNGPEPRVEPPSTAPTSPQEGGEGPSSTAGSSDRSELSQMGLRIPEMKDTSMESVGQPLSKVIDRLNGQLDPGGWPSHVEGTGQSFRTGSPGDTPERPPFCNFSEGIPAPMDFYRFTVESPNTVTSGSGDHDVTGPGQPIHVPGSAEAAGQEEGGREGGREEVVQTPASVEGPPDAPSEAEPARECPASQPEPGLPETIKREQPSPGVSSAEDSGVDEGQGSPLEMSHPSEFRVDNNHLLLLMIHVFRENEEQLFRMIRMSTGHMEGNLQLLYVLLTDCYIYLLRKGATEKPYLVEEAVSYNELDYISVGLDQQTVKLVCTNRRKQFLLDTADVTLAEFFLVSLKSAMIKGCREPPYPSVLTDATMEKLALAKFVAQESKCEASAVTVRFYGLVHWEDPLDESPGPAPCHYSSLENAVTKEGMLHYKAGTSYLGKEHWKSCFVVLSNGILYQYPDRTDVIPLLSVNMGGEQCGGCRRSNTTDRPHAFQVILTDRPSLELSADNELEMADWMQHLCQAVSKGVIPQGVAPSPCLPCCLVITDDRLFTCHEDCQTSFFRSLGTVELADVAAVSTEPGKEYCVLEFSQDQQQLLPPWVIYLSCTTELDRFLSALTSGWRTIYQVELPHKAIQEISNKKKFEDALSLIHSAWQRSDSLCRGRASRDPWC; encoded by the exons GTTGCAGGATCTCTCCTCCGGCTACTGGGTCCTGGTGGTACATTTCACTCGAAAAGAAGCCATCCGGCAGATTGAGGTGTTACAGCAAGTGACCACCAACCTAGGGCGCA GCCGGGCCTGGCTCTACCTGGCCCTAAATGAAAACTCCTTGGAGAGCTACCTGCGGCTATTCCAGGAGAACCTGAGCCTGCTGCACAAATATTATGTCAA GAATGCTCTGGTCTGCAGCCACGACCACCTGGCGCTCTTCCTCACGCTGGTGTCCGGGCTGGAGTTCATCCGGTTTGACTTGGATCTG GATGCTCCGTACTTAGATCTAGCTCCCTATATGCCAGATTACTATAAACCTCAATACCTATTGGACTTTGAAGACCGTCTGCCCAGCTCGGTCCGTGGCTCGGACAGTCTGTCCCTCAACTCCTTCAACTCAGTCACCTCCACCAACCTGGAATGGGACGACAGCGCCATCGCCCCATCTAGTGAGG ATTATGATTTTGGAGATGTGTTTCCAGCAGTGCCGTCTGTCCCCAGCACAGACTGGGAAG ATGGAGACCTCACGGACACCGTCAGCTGTCCCCGCTCGACCGCCTCGGACCTGACCAGTGGCAAGGCCTCCAGGAAGAGCCCCACACCACGCTACAACCCCTTCAACGAGGACCGGGCAGAGGTTGTGTCCTCCTCCGAGACCACCCCTGTGCACACCTCTCAGGAGAAGGGGGAGACCAGGGTCCTGGATCTGCAAGAGACCAGCTCAGAGCTGGAGGTGATCAG GGTCACCAAGAAGAAGAAAACGGGCAAGAAGAAGAAGGCCAGGTCCGAAGAAGAGTTCAgctccctcccccccagcatgGCCCAGGAGAAAGGCACCAAGCAAGGCGGCGGCGACAGTTTCGTCAACGGCCCCGAGCCCCGAGTGGAGCCCCCGAGCACGGCCCCGACATCTCCCCAGGAGGGGGGCGAGGGCCCGAGCAGCACGGCTGGGAGCAGTGACCGCTCGGAGCTGAGCCAGATGGGCCTGCGCATCCCCGAGATGAAGGACACATCCATGGAGAGTGTGGGCCAGCCCCTGAGCAAGGTCATTGACCGGCTCAACGGGCAGCTGGACCCTGGCGGCTGGCCCTCCCACGTCGAGGGGACGGGGCAGTCCTTTCGGACCGGCTCTCCCGGGGACACCCCGGAAAGGCCACCATTTTGCAACTTTAGCGAGGGGATTCCGGCACCAATGGACTTCTACCGCTTTACCGTCGAGAGTCCAAACACTGTTACATCAGGTAGTGGCGACCATGACGTTACAGGGCCTGGCCAACCGATACATGTTCCTGGTAGCGCTGAGGCTGCTGGccaggaagaaggaggaagagaaggaggaagagaagaagtcGTACAGACACCTGCCTCTGTAGAAGGCCCCCCGGATGCCCCCTCAGAAGCAGAGCCGGCCAGAGAGTGCCCTGCGTCCCAGCCGGAGCCCGGACTCCCAGAGACCATCAAGAGGGAGCAGCCCAGCCCAGGTGTGAGCAGCGCAGAGGACTCCGGAGTGGACGAGGGCCAGGGGAGCCCTCTGGAAATGAGTCACCCGTCCGAGTTCAG AGTTGACAACAACCACTTGCTCCTCTTGATGATTCACGTCTTTCGGGAAAATGAAGAGCAGCTCTTCAGG ATGATCCGTATGAGCACAGGGCATATGGAAGGGAACCTCCAGCTCTTGTACGTGCTGTTGACCGACTGTTATATCTACCTGCTCCGAAAAG GGGCCACAGAGAAGCCATACCTGGTTGAAGAGGCAGTTTCCTACAATGAGCTGGACTACATCTCG GTCGGCCTGGATCAGCAGACTGTGAAACTCGTTTGCACCAACCGAAGGAAGCAGTTTCTTCTCGACACGGCTGACGTGACCCTGGCTGA gTTTTTCTTGGTCTCTCTCAAGTCGGCGATGATCAAAGGCTGCCGGGAGCCCCCGTACCCCAGTGTTCTGACCGATGCCACCATGGAGAAGCTGGCACTGGCCAAGTTTGTGGCCCAGGAATCAAAATGTGAG GCGTCGGCGGTCACGGTGCGGTTCTATGGGCTGGTGCACTGGGAGGACCCCCTGGATGAGAGCCCGGGCCCGGCCCCCTGCCACTACTCCTCTCTGGAGAACGCGGTCACCAAAGAAGGGATGCTGCACTACAAGGCGGGCACCTCGTACCTGGGCAAGGAGCACTGGAAGTCCTGCTTCGTGGTCCTCAG CAACGGCATCCTCTATCAGTATCCAGACCGCACCGACGTCATCCCTCTGCTCTCCGTGAACATGGG AGGGGAGCAATGTGGCGGCTGCCGAAGGTCCAACACCACAGACCGGCCCCACGCCTTCCAGGTGATCCTCACGGACCGGCCGTCCCTGGAGCTGAGCGCCGACAACGAACTGGAGATGGCCGACTGGATGCAGCACCTCTGCCAGGCTGTTTCTAAGGGA GTCATCCCCCAGGGCGTCGCCCCCAGCCCCTGCCTCCCCTGCTGCCTGGTGATCACGGATGACCGGCTCTTCACTTGCCACGAGGACTGTCAGACCAGCTTCTTCCGCTCGCTGGGAACCGTGGAGCTGGCCGATGTGGCGGCGGTGTCCACAGAGCCCGGCAAGGAGTATTGCGTCCTG GAGTTCTCCCAGGACCAACAGCAGCTGCTCCCGCCCTGGGTCATCTATCTGAGCTGCACTACAGAACTGGACCGATTCCTGTCTGCTCTGACCTCGGGGTGGAGAACGATCTACCAG GTAGAACTTCCGCACAAGGCAATCCAGGAGATCTCCAACAAGAAGAAATTCGAGGACGCCCTGAGCCTCATCCACAGTGCCTGGCAGAGGAGCGATAGCCTGTGCCGAGGCCGAGCCTCTCGGGACCCCTGGTGCTGA
- the PLEKHM2 gene encoding pleckstrin homology domain-containing family M member 2 isoform X3 has translation MEPGEVKDRILENISLSVKKLQSYFAACEDETPAIRNHDKVLQRLCEHLDHALLYGLQDLSSGYWVLVVHFTRKEAIRQIEVLQQVTTNLGRSRAWLYLALNENSLESYLRLFQENLSLLHKYYVKNALVCSHDHLALFLTLVSGLEFIRFDLDLDAPYLDLAPYMPDYYKPQYLLDFEDRLPSSVRGSDSLSLNSFNSVTSTNLEWDDSAIAPSSEDGDLTDTVSCPRSTASDLTSGKASRKSPTPRYNPFNEDRAEVVSSSETTPVHTSQEKGETRVLDLQETSSELEVIRVTKKKKTGKKKKARSEEEFSSLPPSMAQEKGTKQGGGDSFVNGPEPRVEPPSTAPTSPQEGGEGPSSTAGSSDRSELSQMGLRIPEMKDTSMESVGQPLSKVIDRLNGQLDPGGWPSHVEGTGQSFRTGSPGDTPERPPFCNFSEGIPAPMDFYRFTVESPNTVTSGSGDHDVTGPGQPIHVPGSAEAAGQEEGGREGGREEVVQTPASVEGPPDAPSEAEPARECPASQPEPGLPETIKREQPSPGVSSAEDSGVDEGQGSPLEMSHPSEFRVDNNHLLLLMIHVFRENEEQLFRMIRMSTGHMEGNLQLLYVLLTDCYIYLLRKGATEKPYLVEEAVSYNELDYISVGLDQQTVKLVCTNRRKQFLLDTADVTLAEFFLVSLKSAMIKGCREPPYPSVLTDATMEKLALAKFVAQESKCEASAVTVRFYGLVHWEDPLDESPGPAPCHYSSLENAVTKEGMLHYKAGTSYLGKEHWKSCFVVLSNGILYQYPDRTDVIPLLSVNMGGEQCGGCRRSNTTDRPHAFQVILTDRPSLELSADNELEMADWMQHLCQAVSKGVIPQGVAPSPCLPCCLVITDDRLFTCHEDCQTSFFRSLGTVELADVAAVSTEPGKEYCVLEFSQDQQQLLPPWVIYLSCTTELDRFLSALTSGWRTIYQVELPHKAIQEISNKKKFEDALSLIHSAWQRSDSLCRGRASRDPWC, from the exons GTTGCAGGATCTCTCCTCCGGCTACTGGGTCCTGGTGGTACATTTCACTCGAAAAGAAGCCATCCGGCAGATTGAGGTGTTACAGCAAGTGACCACCAACCTAGGGCGCA GCCGGGCCTGGCTCTACCTGGCCCTAAATGAAAACTCCTTGGAGAGCTACCTGCGGCTATTCCAGGAGAACCTGAGCCTGCTGCACAAATATTATGTCAA GAATGCTCTGGTCTGCAGCCACGACCACCTGGCGCTCTTCCTCACGCTGGTGTCCGGGCTGGAGTTCATCCGGTTTGACTTGGATCTG GATGCTCCGTACTTAGATCTAGCTCCCTATATGCCAGATTACTATAAACCTCAATACCTATTGGACTTTGAAGACCGTCTGCCCAGCTCGGTCCGTGGCTCGGACAGTCTGTCCCTCAACTCCTTCAACTCAGTCACCTCCACCAACCTGGAATGGGACGACAGCGCCATCGCCCCATCTAGTGAGG ATGGAGACCTCACGGACACCGTCAGCTGTCCCCGCTCGACCGCCTCGGACCTGACCAGTGGCAAGGCCTCCAGGAAGAGCCCCACACCACGCTACAACCCCTTCAACGAGGACCGGGCAGAGGTTGTGTCCTCCTCCGAGACCACCCCTGTGCACACCTCTCAGGAGAAGGGGGAGACCAGGGTCCTGGATCTGCAAGAGACCAGCTCAGAGCTGGAGGTGATCAG GGTCACCAAGAAGAAGAAAACGGGCAAGAAGAAGAAGGCCAGGTCCGAAGAAGAGTTCAgctccctcccccccagcatgGCCCAGGAGAAAGGCACCAAGCAAGGCGGCGGCGACAGTTTCGTCAACGGCCCCGAGCCCCGAGTGGAGCCCCCGAGCACGGCCCCGACATCTCCCCAGGAGGGGGGCGAGGGCCCGAGCAGCACGGCTGGGAGCAGTGACCGCTCGGAGCTGAGCCAGATGGGCCTGCGCATCCCCGAGATGAAGGACACATCCATGGAGAGTGTGGGCCAGCCCCTGAGCAAGGTCATTGACCGGCTCAACGGGCAGCTGGACCCTGGCGGCTGGCCCTCCCACGTCGAGGGGACGGGGCAGTCCTTTCGGACCGGCTCTCCCGGGGACACCCCGGAAAGGCCACCATTTTGCAACTTTAGCGAGGGGATTCCGGCACCAATGGACTTCTACCGCTTTACCGTCGAGAGTCCAAACACTGTTACATCAGGTAGTGGCGACCATGACGTTACAGGGCCTGGCCAACCGATACATGTTCCTGGTAGCGCTGAGGCTGCTGGccaggaagaaggaggaagagaaggaggaagagaagaagtcGTACAGACACCTGCCTCTGTAGAAGGCCCCCCGGATGCCCCCTCAGAAGCAGAGCCGGCCAGAGAGTGCCCTGCGTCCCAGCCGGAGCCCGGACTCCCAGAGACCATCAAGAGGGAGCAGCCCAGCCCAGGTGTGAGCAGCGCAGAGGACTCCGGAGTGGACGAGGGCCAGGGGAGCCCTCTGGAAATGAGTCACCCGTCCGAGTTCAG AGTTGACAACAACCACTTGCTCCTCTTGATGATTCACGTCTTTCGGGAAAATGAAGAGCAGCTCTTCAGG ATGATCCGTATGAGCACAGGGCATATGGAAGGGAACCTCCAGCTCTTGTACGTGCTGTTGACCGACTGTTATATCTACCTGCTCCGAAAAG GGGCCACAGAGAAGCCATACCTGGTTGAAGAGGCAGTTTCCTACAATGAGCTGGACTACATCTCG GTCGGCCTGGATCAGCAGACTGTGAAACTCGTTTGCACCAACCGAAGGAAGCAGTTTCTTCTCGACACGGCTGACGTGACCCTGGCTGA gTTTTTCTTGGTCTCTCTCAAGTCGGCGATGATCAAAGGCTGCCGGGAGCCCCCGTACCCCAGTGTTCTGACCGATGCCACCATGGAGAAGCTGGCACTGGCCAAGTTTGTGGCCCAGGAATCAAAATGTGAG GCGTCGGCGGTCACGGTGCGGTTCTATGGGCTGGTGCACTGGGAGGACCCCCTGGATGAGAGCCCGGGCCCGGCCCCCTGCCACTACTCCTCTCTGGAGAACGCGGTCACCAAAGAAGGGATGCTGCACTACAAGGCGGGCACCTCGTACCTGGGCAAGGAGCACTGGAAGTCCTGCTTCGTGGTCCTCAG CAACGGCATCCTCTATCAGTATCCAGACCGCACCGACGTCATCCCTCTGCTCTCCGTGAACATGGG AGGGGAGCAATGTGGCGGCTGCCGAAGGTCCAACACCACAGACCGGCCCCACGCCTTCCAGGTGATCCTCACGGACCGGCCGTCCCTGGAGCTGAGCGCCGACAACGAACTGGAGATGGCCGACTGGATGCAGCACCTCTGCCAGGCTGTTTCTAAGGGA GTCATCCCCCAGGGCGTCGCCCCCAGCCCCTGCCTCCCCTGCTGCCTGGTGATCACGGATGACCGGCTCTTCACTTGCCACGAGGACTGTCAGACCAGCTTCTTCCGCTCGCTGGGAACCGTGGAGCTGGCCGATGTGGCGGCGGTGTCCACAGAGCCCGGCAAGGAGTATTGCGTCCTG GAGTTCTCCCAGGACCAACAGCAGCTGCTCCCGCCCTGGGTCATCTATCTGAGCTGCACTACAGAACTGGACCGATTCCTGTCTGCTCTGACCTCGGGGTGGAGAACGATCTACCAG GTAGAACTTCCGCACAAGGCAATCCAGGAGATCTCCAACAAGAAGAAATTCGAGGACGCCCTGAGCCTCATCCACAGTGCCTGGCAGAGGAGCGATAGCCTGTGCCGAGGCCGAGCCTCTCGGGACCCCTGGTGCTGA
- the PLEKHM2 gene encoding pleckstrin homology domain-containing family M member 2 isoform X1, producing MEPGEVKDRILENISLSVKKLQSYFAACEDETPAIRNHDKVLQRLCEHLDHALLYGLQDLSSGYWVLVVHFTRKEAIRQIEVLQQVTTNLGRSRAWLYLALNENSLESYLRLFQENLSLLHKYYVKNALVCSHDHLALFLTLVSGLEFIRFDLDLDAPYLDLAPYMPDYYKPQYLLDFEDRLPSSVRGSDSLSLNSFNSVTSTNLEWDDSAIAPSSEVLSLIFVDYDFGDVFPAVPSVPSTDWEDGDLTDTVSCPRSTASDLTSGKASRKSPTPRYNPFNEDRAEVVSSSETTPVHTSQEKGETRVLDLQETSSELEVIRVTKKKKTGKKKKARSEEEFSSLPPSMAQEKGTKQGGGDSFVNGPEPRVEPPSTAPTSPQEGGEGPSSTAGSSDRSELSQMGLRIPEMKDTSMESVGQPLSKVIDRLNGQLDPGGWPSHVEGTGQSFRTGSPGDTPERPPFCNFSEGIPAPMDFYRFTVESPNTVTSGSGDHDVTGPGQPIHVPGSAEAAGQEEGGREGGREEVVQTPASVEGPPDAPSEAEPARECPASQPEPGLPETIKREQPSPGVSSAEDSGVDEGQGSPLEMSHPSEFRVDNNHLLLLMIHVFRENEEQLFRMIRMSTGHMEGNLQLLYVLLTDCYIYLLRKGATEKPYLVEEAVSYNELDYISVGLDQQTVKLVCTNRRKQFLLDTADVTLAEFFLVSLKSAMIKGCREPPYPSVLTDATMEKLALAKFVAQESKCEASAVTVRFYGLVHWEDPLDESPGPAPCHYSSLENAVTKEGMLHYKAGTSYLGKEHWKSCFVVLSNGILYQYPDRTDVIPLLSVNMGGEQCGGCRRSNTTDRPHAFQVILTDRPSLELSADNELEMADWMQHLCQAVSKGVIPQGVAPSPCLPCCLVITDDRLFTCHEDCQTSFFRSLGTVELADVAAVSTEPGKEYCVLEFSQDQQQLLPPWVIYLSCTTELDRFLSALTSGWRTIYQVELPHKAIQEISNKKKFEDALSLIHSAWQRSDSLCRGRASRDPWC from the exons GTTGCAGGATCTCTCCTCCGGCTACTGGGTCCTGGTGGTACATTTCACTCGAAAAGAAGCCATCCGGCAGATTGAGGTGTTACAGCAAGTGACCACCAACCTAGGGCGCA GCCGGGCCTGGCTCTACCTGGCCCTAAATGAAAACTCCTTGGAGAGCTACCTGCGGCTATTCCAGGAGAACCTGAGCCTGCTGCACAAATATTATGTCAA GAATGCTCTGGTCTGCAGCCACGACCACCTGGCGCTCTTCCTCACGCTGGTGTCCGGGCTGGAGTTCATCCGGTTTGACTTGGATCTG GATGCTCCGTACTTAGATCTAGCTCCCTATATGCCAGATTACTATAAACCTCAATACCTATTGGACTTTGAAGACCGTCTGCCCAGCTCGGTCCGTGGCTCGGACAGTCTGTCCCTCAACTCCTTCAACTCAGTCACCTCCACCAACCTGGAATGGGACGACAGCGCCATCGCCCCATCTAGTGAGG TTTTGTCCCTCATTTTTGTAGATTATGATTTTGGAGATGTGTTTCCAGCAGTGCCGTCTGTCCCCAGCACAGACTGGGAAG ATGGAGACCTCACGGACACCGTCAGCTGTCCCCGCTCGACCGCCTCGGACCTGACCAGTGGCAAGGCCTCCAGGAAGAGCCCCACACCACGCTACAACCCCTTCAACGAGGACCGGGCAGAGGTTGTGTCCTCCTCCGAGACCACCCCTGTGCACACCTCTCAGGAGAAGGGGGAGACCAGGGTCCTGGATCTGCAAGAGACCAGCTCAGAGCTGGAGGTGATCAG GGTCACCAAGAAGAAGAAAACGGGCAAGAAGAAGAAGGCCAGGTCCGAAGAAGAGTTCAgctccctcccccccagcatgGCCCAGGAGAAAGGCACCAAGCAAGGCGGCGGCGACAGTTTCGTCAACGGCCCCGAGCCCCGAGTGGAGCCCCCGAGCACGGCCCCGACATCTCCCCAGGAGGGGGGCGAGGGCCCGAGCAGCACGGCTGGGAGCAGTGACCGCTCGGAGCTGAGCCAGATGGGCCTGCGCATCCCCGAGATGAAGGACACATCCATGGAGAGTGTGGGCCAGCCCCTGAGCAAGGTCATTGACCGGCTCAACGGGCAGCTGGACCCTGGCGGCTGGCCCTCCCACGTCGAGGGGACGGGGCAGTCCTTTCGGACCGGCTCTCCCGGGGACACCCCGGAAAGGCCACCATTTTGCAACTTTAGCGAGGGGATTCCGGCACCAATGGACTTCTACCGCTTTACCGTCGAGAGTCCAAACACTGTTACATCAGGTAGTGGCGACCATGACGTTACAGGGCCTGGCCAACCGATACATGTTCCTGGTAGCGCTGAGGCTGCTGGccaggaagaaggaggaagagaaggaggaagagaagaagtcGTACAGACACCTGCCTCTGTAGAAGGCCCCCCGGATGCCCCCTCAGAAGCAGAGCCGGCCAGAGAGTGCCCTGCGTCCCAGCCGGAGCCCGGACTCCCAGAGACCATCAAGAGGGAGCAGCCCAGCCCAGGTGTGAGCAGCGCAGAGGACTCCGGAGTGGACGAGGGCCAGGGGAGCCCTCTGGAAATGAGTCACCCGTCCGAGTTCAG AGTTGACAACAACCACTTGCTCCTCTTGATGATTCACGTCTTTCGGGAAAATGAAGAGCAGCTCTTCAGG ATGATCCGTATGAGCACAGGGCATATGGAAGGGAACCTCCAGCTCTTGTACGTGCTGTTGACCGACTGTTATATCTACCTGCTCCGAAAAG GGGCCACAGAGAAGCCATACCTGGTTGAAGAGGCAGTTTCCTACAATGAGCTGGACTACATCTCG GTCGGCCTGGATCAGCAGACTGTGAAACTCGTTTGCACCAACCGAAGGAAGCAGTTTCTTCTCGACACGGCTGACGTGACCCTGGCTGA gTTTTTCTTGGTCTCTCTCAAGTCGGCGATGATCAAAGGCTGCCGGGAGCCCCCGTACCCCAGTGTTCTGACCGATGCCACCATGGAGAAGCTGGCACTGGCCAAGTTTGTGGCCCAGGAATCAAAATGTGAG GCGTCGGCGGTCACGGTGCGGTTCTATGGGCTGGTGCACTGGGAGGACCCCCTGGATGAGAGCCCGGGCCCGGCCCCCTGCCACTACTCCTCTCTGGAGAACGCGGTCACCAAAGAAGGGATGCTGCACTACAAGGCGGGCACCTCGTACCTGGGCAAGGAGCACTGGAAGTCCTGCTTCGTGGTCCTCAG CAACGGCATCCTCTATCAGTATCCAGACCGCACCGACGTCATCCCTCTGCTCTCCGTGAACATGGG AGGGGAGCAATGTGGCGGCTGCCGAAGGTCCAACACCACAGACCGGCCCCACGCCTTCCAGGTGATCCTCACGGACCGGCCGTCCCTGGAGCTGAGCGCCGACAACGAACTGGAGATGGCCGACTGGATGCAGCACCTCTGCCAGGCTGTTTCTAAGGGA GTCATCCCCCAGGGCGTCGCCCCCAGCCCCTGCCTCCCCTGCTGCCTGGTGATCACGGATGACCGGCTCTTCACTTGCCACGAGGACTGTCAGACCAGCTTCTTCCGCTCGCTGGGAACCGTGGAGCTGGCCGATGTGGCGGCGGTGTCCACAGAGCCCGGCAAGGAGTATTGCGTCCTG GAGTTCTCCCAGGACCAACAGCAGCTGCTCCCGCCCTGGGTCATCTATCTGAGCTGCACTACAGAACTGGACCGATTCCTGTCTGCTCTGACCTCGGGGTGGAGAACGATCTACCAG GTAGAACTTCCGCACAAGGCAATCCAGGAGATCTCCAACAAGAAGAAATTCGAGGACGCCCTGAGCCTCATCCACAGTGCCTGGCAGAGGAGCGATAGCCTGTGCCGAGGCCGAGCCTCTCGGGACCCCTGGTGCTGA